The following are from one region of the Arcobacter defluvii genome:
- a CDS encoding EAL domain-containing protein translates to MQIEDIKINLANRKEFLEDNKNKMFNKVAIFDVNGFGNINHYYGYDFGEKVLKIISLRLENRFLNSKIYYLGADNFAATSSAEISKDRFIQTIKSIVWYFGYSPIELEGYKVYIPLRAGVAINYPELLFSAEFALKQTKIVKHNLVIYDSEQHHICHPNSLSIEQDLYWEAQIIEAIRKDKFEIFVQSISNQFEKKYEVLVRMKNSKGEIISPYFFINRAKKINLYSEITKKVIQKSFEYFENKNIEFSINLSISDILEKDVVDFLIQKIYEFDIAHFLTIEITESEGIDNLEELISFIKIMKNLGTKIAIDDFGTGYSNFSYLVRLQADFIKLDGSIIQDLNRTKTAKAVVEAIVFFAKKVGIKTVAEFVSTKEIYETCKELEIDYFQGFWFDEPKNVKELKKEI, encoded by the coding sequence ATGCAAATAGAAGATATAAAGATTAATCTTGCTAATAGAAAAGAGTTTTTAGAAGATAATAAAAATAAAATGTTCAATAAAGTAGCTATCTTTGATGTTAATGGTTTTGGAAATATAAATCATTATTATGGATATGATTTTGGTGAAAAAGTCCTAAAAATCATATCTTTAAGATTAGAAAATAGATTTTTAAATAGCAAAATTTATTATTTAGGAGCAGATAATTTTGCAGCAACTTCTAGTGCTGAAATATCTAAAGATAGATTTATTCAAACTATAAAATCAATCGTTTGGTATTTTGGATATTCACCTATTGAACTTGAGGGATATAAAGTATATATCCCTTTAAGAGCAGGTGTGGCTATAAATTATCCTGAACTTTTATTTAGTGCTGAGTTTGCCCTAAAACAAACAAAAATTGTAAAACATAATTTAGTGATTTATGATAGTGAACAACATCATATTTGTCATCCAAATTCTTTATCTATTGAACAAGATTTATATTGGGAAGCTCAAATTATTGAAGCAATTAGAAAAGATAAATTTGAAATTTTTGTTCAATCAATATCAAATCAATTTGAAAAAAAATATGAAGTTTTAGTTCGTATGAAAAATTCAAAAGGTGAAATAATAAGTCCATATTTTTTCATAAATAGGGCAAAAAAAATAAATTTATATAGTGAAATTACAAAAAAAGTAATTCAAAAATCTTTTGAGTATTTTGAAAACAAAAATATAGAGTTTAGTATCAACTTATCAATAAGTGATATTTTAGAAAAAGATGTTGTTGATTTTTTAATTCAAAAAATTTATGAGTTTGATATTGCACATTTTTTGACAATAGAAATAACAGAGAGTGAAGGTATAGATAATCTTGAAGAACTTATATCTTTTATCAAAATTATGAAAAATTTAGGGACAAAAATAGCAATTGATGATTTTGGTACGGGATATTCTAATTTTTCATATTTAGTTAGATTACAAGCAGATTTTATAAAACTTGATGGGTCAATTATTCAAGATTTAAATAGAACTAAAACAGCAAAAGCAGTTGTAGAGGCTATTGTTTTTTTTGCAAAAAAAGTTGGAATAAAAACAGTTGCAGAGTTTGTTTCAACAAAAGAGATTTATGAAACTTGTAAAGAGTTAGAAATAGATTATTTTCAAGGATTTTGGTTTGATGAACCTAAAAACGTCAAAGAGTTGAAGAAGGAAATATAA
- a CDS encoding sulfate ABC transporter substrate-binding protein, with protein MKRVIKNIKNLVLVGLLIPAFAIADKEYDYKAEAQKKSIEILNVSYDPTRELYEEYNKEFSKYWKEKTGQEVKIKQSHGGSGKQARAVIDGLKADVVTLALAYDIDAISQKANLFPNDWQKRFENNSSAYTSTIVFLVRKGNPKAIKDWDDLIKDDVEVITPNPKTSGGARWNYLAAYAYALKKELGSLDNLDKNSQKYKEADLKAKQYLTNLFKHVPVLDSGARGATNTFVQRKIGDVLLAWENEAFLAKNELGPDEFEIVVPSISILAEPPVAIVDENAKKKGTYNVSKAYLEYLYSKIGQEIAVKNYYRPYKPELVSQDELKIFPKLELVKINDLFDSWQDAQKTHFNDGGTFDSIYK; from the coding sequence AGATAAAGAGTATGACTATAAAGCAGAAGCACAAAAAAAATCAATTGAGATATTAAATGTTTCTTATGACCCAACAAGAGAGCTGTATGAAGAATACAATAAAGAGTTTTCTAAATATTGGAAAGAAAAAACAGGTCAAGAGGTAAAAATAAAACAATCTCATGGTGGTTCAGGAAAACAAGCACGGGCTGTAATTGATGGATTAAAAGCTGATGTTGTAACTTTGGCACTTGCTTATGATATAGATGCAATTAGTCAAAAAGCCAATCTTTTTCCAAATGATTGGCAAAAAAGATTTGAAAACAATTCATCTGCTTATACTTCAACAATAGTTTTTTTAGTTAGAAAAGGAAATCCAAAAGCTATAAAAGATTGGGATGATTTAATAAAAGATGATGTGGAGGTAATTACTCCAAATCCAAAAACATCAGGAGGTGCAAGATGGAACTATTTAGCAGCTTATGCTTATGCACTTAAAAAAGAGTTAGGAAGCTTAGATAATCTTGATAAAAATTCACAGAAATATAAAGAAGCAGATTTAAAAGCAAAGCAGTATTTAACAAATTTATTTAAACACGTTCCTGTTTTAGATTCAGGAGCAAGAGGTGCAACAAATACATTTGTTCAAAGAAAAATAGGAGATGTTTTACTTGCTTGGGAAAATGAAGCATTTTTAGCAAAAAATGAACTTGGACCTGATGAGTTTGAGATAGTTGTACCATCAATTTCAATTTTAGCTGAACCTCCTGTTGCAATTGTAGATGAAAACGCAAAAAAGAAAGGAACATATAATGTTTCAAAAGCTTATTTGGAGTATTTATATTCAAAAATTGGTCAAGAAATAGCAGTTAAAAATTATTATAGACCTTACAAACCTGAATTAGTCTCACAAGATGAATTAAAAATATTTCCAAAACTTGAATTAGTAAAAATAAATGATTTATTTGATAGCTGGCAAGATGCACAAAAAACACACTTTAATGATGGTGGAACATTTGATTCAATTTATAAATAA